One Mycolicibacterium sp. TUM20985 genomic window, TGGCGCGGAGGTCGTCGAGGTCGACGTCACCGTTCTGCCTGCAGGCGACGACGACGACGCGCATGCCGGCCAGCGCCGCCGACGCCGCGTTGGTGCCGTGCGCGCTCGACGGGATGAGGCAGATGTTGCGTTGCGCGTCTCCGCGGCTGAGGTGGTAGGCCTGGATCGCCAGCAGGCCCGCGTACTCCCCCTGCGAGCCGGCGTTGGGCTGCAGGGAGACCGCGTCGTAGCCGGTGATCTGGGTCAGCCAGCCCTCGAGGTCGGCGATCAGCTTGCGCAGGCCCGGGGTGTCCGAGGCGGGGCCGAACGGGTGCTGACGGGCGAACTCCGGCCAGGTGATGGGCTCCATCTCGGCGGCGGCGTTGAGCTTCATCGTGCACGACCCCAGCGGGATCATGCTGCGATCCAGCGCGATGTCCTTGTCGGCGAGCGAGCGCAGATAGCGCATCATCTCGGTCTCGGTGCGGTACTTGGTGAATGCCGGATGGGTGAGGAAAGACGAAGTGCGCGTGGCGATTTCGGGGCCGGCCCAGTGCTGGCCGCCGCGGGTGGCGCCGAACGCGGCGAGGATGTCCTCGACGTGGGTGGCGGTGGTGGCCTCGTCGCAGGCAACCGAGACGTGGTCGGCGTCGACCAGCCACACGTTGATGCCGCGGGTCTTGGCGGCGGCGCGGATCTCCTCGGCGCGGCCGGGCACGCGGGCCAGCACGGTGTCGAAGAACGCGTCGTGCACCACCTCGACACCTGCATCGGTGAGCCCCATCGCGATGCCGACCGCATTGCCGTGCACCCGGTGGGCGATGGCGGTCAGTCCGTCGGCGCCGTGATAGCTGGCGTACATGGCGGCCATCACCGCCAAAAGCACCTGCGCCGTGCAGATGTTGCTGGTGGCCTTGTCGCGGCGGATGTGCTGTTCGCGGGTCTGCAGCGCGAGCCGGTACGCCAGTGAGCCGTCGGAGTCCACCGAGACCCCCACCAGACGACCCGGTAGCTGACGTGCGTGCTTGGTGTGCACCGCCAGGTAGCCCGCATGCGGCCCGCCGAATCCCATTGGCACGCCGAATCGTTGGGTGGTGCCGAAGGCCACGTCGGCGCCGATCTCTCCCGGCGGGGTGATCAGCGTCAGGGCCAGCAGGTCGGCACCGACCGCGACGAGCGCGCCGCGGTCGTGGGCCTGCTGGACCAGGTGGCTCCAATCATTGACGCATCCGCTGGCACCGGGCAGCTGGACGATGACGCCGAAGAAGTCGCCGTCGGGAAGCCCTTGGCGCAGGTCGGCGGTGACGATGTCGATGCCGAGCGGTGCGGCGCGGGTGGCGAGCAGCGCAGCGGTCTGGCGGTAGACGTCGCTGTCGACGAGCAGGGTGCTGGCCGATCCCTTCACCGCGCGGTGCATCAACGTCATGGCCTCGGCGGCGGCGGTGCCCTCGTCGAGCATGGAGGCGTTGGCCACCTCGAGGCCCGTCAGTTCCTCCACCATCGTCTGAAAGTTGAGCAGGGCCTCGAGCCTGCCCTGGCTGATCTCCGGCTGGTAGGGCGTGTAGGCGGTGTACCAGGCCGGGTTCTCGAGGATGTTGCGCTTCAGCACGGCCGGCGTCAGCGTGTCGAAGTAGCCCTGTCCGATCATCGAGACCGCGACGGTGTTCGCGTCGGCCATCGCCCGCAATTCGGCCAACGACTGCTCCTCGGACGCCGGCGGCGGCAGCTGGTCCAGTCCGGGGGCCACACCGTCGACCGTGATGGCGTCGAGAATGCCCGTGGGCAAAGCCTTTTCGGCTAGCTCACCGAGTGATTCCACGCCGATGACCTCGAGCATGGTCGCGACGGCGTCGGCGTCCGGTCCGATGTGCCGGTCGGCGAACCGGGGCTGGTGATGTTCATTGCTGGGATGGGACGGAGCACCGGACAAGGGAGGACCTCTCAGAGCGCGGAACCGCTAGCGGTCCTCTCCCTCTGTCGTCGACCCGTAACGGGCGCCTGAGAGATTCGGCGTCCGGTCGCTGCCGGCGGAGCCTTTCCCCATGGGCGGGCAAGATAACGCCACTTTCCAGAGGCATCGTGGCTCCGCGCGGTCCTGGTGCCTGAGAGGTTGACGGAGAGGTGTTGCTCCTTCGGCGTCCGTGGCTGGCGGCCACGGAACTCTCCCGCGCGGGGGCGATGCGGTGTCGAGTCTACCGGAGGGCCCGGAAGGGGGCTCACCCGGCGACGGGCCGGAGTTAGCCGATCTTGCGGTCGCGGGTCTTGCGACGTGACGCGAGTTCGTCCTCCGGGCTGGCGATGGACTCCCCGCCGTCGGCCCGCTCGCCGGGGAAGTCCGCGATGGCACCGGTGAGCTCACGCATCGCGCCGGATACGGCGATGCCGAAGACGCCCTGGCCGCCCTGCAGGAGGTCGACGACCTCTTCGGCCGAGGTGCACTCGTACACGGTGGTGCCGTCGGAGAACAACGTGATGTTCGCCAGGTCCTTGACGCCGCGCTGGCGCAGGTGATCGACGGCGACCCGAATGTTGTGCAGCGAGATGCCGGTATCCAGAAGCCTTTTCACGATCTTGAGGACGAGGATGTCCTTGAACGAGTAGAGCCGCTGACTACCCGACCCCGCCGCGCCGCGGATCGAGGGAACCACCAGCGACGTCCGCGCCCAGTAGTCCAGCTGGCGGTACGTGATACCCGCGATCTGGCAGGCGCTGGGGCCGCGATAACCCACCAATTCGTCCGGAACCGAGTTGTCGGGGAACAAGCCCGCCTGGACGGGTTCGCTAGGGGCTGCTGAGACCGCCCGCTCCGGCGTGCCGCTGGAGGTGAGGTCCAACTGCTCCTGACGTGGCGTGTCGCCCACTGCCCATCCTCTCGCCGATCGAACTGGATCCGTGCCCCGCAGCCGTCAACGACGACCCAACACGTTTGCTCCGAGCTGTCGAGTATGACGAGCATACGCTTTCCGCCCGGCACTCACTGCTTCTCGTAACGATCAAAGTATGGCTGCCCACCACGTGGATCGCCGAAACCGTCCCCGCGTGTCGAGTGCGTGAGACGCATCCGTGACTATGGGAATCTCAGGTGGCCTTGAAGTCGTCGGGTGACACCGAATCCAAGAACTCCTTGAACTTCTCGACCTCGTCCTCACGGACCGCCCCGGTGGTCTCCTCGTCGGACTCGTCGGGAATCAGCAACCCGGCCTCGGCCAGCACGGCCTCTTCGACGTAGATGGGAACACCCACGCGCATGGCGATGGCCACCGAGTCCGAGGGGCGCGCCGAGACCTTGATGTCGCGATCGAAGACCAGGTCGGCGTAGAACGTGCCCTCCTGCAGGTCGACGATCCGCACTTCCTTGAGTGAATGGCCAAGGGCGGTAATGAGATCCTGGATCAAGTCGTGGGTCAGTGGGCGCGCAGGCTCGACGCCCTGCTGTTCGAGGGCGATCGCCTGCGCTTCGAACTGACCGATCCAAATCGGCAGGTAGCGATCGCCGTTGGACTCTCGCAGCAACAGAACCGGCTGGTTCTGAGGCTGTTCCACGCGAATGCCGATCACACGAACCTCGCCCATCTGTGTCTGCCCTCCGCGCCGCAAGCCGTTCCTGGTGAGTCTAATCCTCAGCGATCGAGAACGTCGCGCACGGCGGACTTGATCAGCGACGTGTGCAACGTAATGGCGAGGGCGGCGACTTCCCGCGCGAGGTCGTCGGCGCGGTCGCGAGCGCCCGCCTTCACCACCGGCCCGGCTATCTGAGCGATCAGGTCGGACTGCCGGTCCGCCGCCGACCGGAACGCCCGCAGATGCCGCGGTTCGACGCCGTAGTCGGCTAGTGCCTTGGCGCACTGCGCGATCACGACGGAGTGCTCGTCGAAGAACCCGCCCGGTCCGGTTCTGATGACGCCCGCCTTGATGAGGGCGCCGAGCAGTTCCTCGTCCACCCCGGAACGGGCCAGCAGATCCTCCCGGCTCAGCCTGATCTGTGCGGGGGCCACCGCCGCGGTGTCGTGGGGGGCGCCGTCGCCGGACACTTGAACCAGTTTCGGTACGCCGTAACCGGTTCCGGTGATGGGCAATGCCCCGTCGAGTTGCGCGTCGAGCTGGGCCTTGATGACCTTCAACGGCAGGTAGTGATCGCGCTGCGCGGTCAGGATGAAGCGAAGTCGCGCACAGTCATAGGCGGTGAACCGCCGGTAACCCGAGCCCGAGCGCTGGGGCGTGACCAGTCCTTCAGCTTCCAGGAAGCGGATCTTGGAGATGGTCACGTCCGGAAAGTCGGGTCGCAGCGAGTCCAGGACCGCTCCGATCGACATCCCGGCGAACGCTGGGGTGTCGGGGGCGGTCATCAGTTGCTGGTACCGCCTTCGTCACCCTTCGGGCCCGTGAGGAAGACCAACCGGAACTTGCCGATCTGGACCTCGTCGCCATTGGCGAGCACCGCCGAATCCACGGGCTCGCGGTTGACGTACGTGCCGTTGAGGCTGCCGACGTCGACGACCTGGAACTCAGGACCTTCGAGGCGGAACTCCGCATGCCTGCGGCTGACGGTGACGTCATCGAGGAAGATGTCGCTGTCTGGGTGCCGACCGGCCGAAGTCCTCGCCTGGTCGAGCAGGAACCTCGAGCCGGCGTTCGGACCGCGCTTGACGACGAGAAGTGCCGAACCGGCCGGTAGGCCTTCGACTCCCGATACCGCGTTGTCGCCGCTCGTTGCGGGCGGTGCGTCCAACTCGTTGAGGAAATCCGATCGGAAGACCGAGGTGGTCTCGACCGTGACTTCTTCGGACTGATCAGCTCCCGAACTGGTGTCGTTCTCCGTCACCCGGTGCTCCTCACTGGCTGCTGTGGCAATGGTGGGCAGGCGCGCCGGCTCCCGCTCGAGACATCCAAGAGGGATGACGCCGGCCGTCATGCATCTCGTGTCGACCGTACCGCGCGGCGGTGGTCGCTGTGTCAGGCACTACCGGATCAACGCCGGAATTCTCATTCGTCGAGGGTGGCACCGTACGCGTCGGCGTCGAGCAGGCCGTCGAGGGCTTCGGTCAACGCCGCGGCGTCGATCTGCAGGTCGATGAGCCAACCGGCACCGTACGGGTCCGAGTTGACCAACTCCGGGGAGTCGGTCACTTCGCCGTTGACGGCAACGACTTTCGCGGTGATCGGCGCGAAGAGATCGGAGTTCGACTTCGTCGACTCGACCGTGCCGAACTCGCCACCGGCAGTGACGTCGGCGTCAACGTCGGGCAATTCGACGAACACGACGTCGCCGAGGGCCGCCTGCGCGTAGTCGGTGATACCAACGCGCACGGTGTCGTCACCGGTCCGACGCACCCACTCGTGGTCCTCGGTGTAGTAGAGGTCGGACGGAATCTGGCTCACTGGGCTCCTTCTTCTCGGGCTCGGCGTTCTCCACCCGGATACCGGATGTCGTGCTCACTTGACTGGCTGAGCGTATTGGCGTGGTTTCGGTTGCCGCAAGGCGGTCACGTTCACGACGTCCGCCTGTTGCACCGACATCGTGCCGCCGACGCGTTCGACGCTGTCGACGGCGCCGCCGGGAATGTTCATCGCCGCGGCCAGGGTCGCCGGATCACCAATGGCGATAATGGAATAGGGCGGTGCCAGCGTGGTGGCATCGACGACCAGCGCACCGGGTGACCCGACGATCCAGGTGTCGACCCCGACGCGGACGACGGATCCGCCGGGACCGGATATCTGCATGGCCTCCGCACCCGCCGCGCGCAGTTCGTTGACGACGTCCAGCATCGTCTCGGGAGACACGCCCGGCGCGACGTCGTCGATGGTGATCGTCACGCCGGGACCGGTCGCCGCCACCGTCCCGATCAAGATCGACAGGGCGGCCAGCCGGGACTGGGCACTCTCCACGGCGGCCTGGTCGTTGCTCCCCGAGGACTGCAGCGCTTCGAGGGTGCGCTGCAGGTCGGCGACTTCGGTGTTGAGCGCGGCCTCGCGCTGCTGCAGGGAGTCCAGCAGCACCAAGAGGTCAGCCGGCCGGGCAGTCTCCAGCGAGTCGCCGGAATCGGTCTGCCGCGCCTGGGTGACGATCGCCACCCCGAGGACGGCGCACAGCACGACCGCGAGCGCGCCGAAGGCGATCTGGGTCCGGCCCCGCCGGGGTGCCTCCGCCGCGCCGTCGGGCCGCTCGTGTCGGCCGTGGCCGGTTTCGGGTTCGGGTTCAGTCATGTCTCACGCGCCGAACAGCCTGCGCCGCAGGGCGGCGGCGTTGCCGAAGATCCTGATGCCGAGCACGACGATGATCGCGGTCGAGAGCTGGGTGCCCACGCCGAGCTGGTCGCCGACGAAGACGATGAGCGTGGCGACGAGCACGTTGAACACGAACGACACCACGAACACCTTCGAGTCGAAGATCCGCTCCAGGTACGCCCGCAGCCCGCCGAACACCGCGTCCAGCGCCGCGACCACCGCGATCGGCAGGTACGGCTGGATCACCTCGGGAACGCTCGGGTGAAACACCAGGCCGAGGACGATGCCGACGACGAGTGCAGCTATTCCGACCATCTGTCTCCGATCACGCGCACCCGCATCATGGCCCAATCTGCTTGGCGAAGTTGACGTCTCGCACCGAGCCGGCGGGCAGCACCACGTCCTCGGCCTCGCTGACGTTGAGGCCGACCCCGTACGACGACTCGAGCAGCCTCAGGCGCGCGAGAGCGGGACTCTGGTCGAAGGTGTCGTGCATTCCGTGCGGCGGGCCGACGGCCAGCACCACGTACGGGTTGCTGATCGGCTGGTTGTCGACCAGCAGGCCGCCCCCCGCCTGCCGCACCGTCACGTTGGGTCCGATGCGCACGCCGCCGACCGCGATCGCCTCGGCGCCACTGACCCACAGCGAGTTGACGACGAGTTGCAGATCGCGGTCGAGGATGACCTGGGGGCTGCCCGCCACGCGTTGCTTCGATACGTCGCTCAGGTCGCGCGCGGCGGTGGGTTCGGTGACCGTGACGGTCAGCCCAGGGCCGTGGACGGCGGTGGCGGCAGCGGCGAACTCGGCACCGTCGAGATTGGCGAGCAGCTGGCGTCCCTGCTGGTCACCGGCGAGCCGACGGCGTCGTTCCGCCTCGACCTGATCGGCCAGCGCGTCGCGGCGAGCGGTTGCGTCGGTCGTCGCCCGTTCGGCGTTGCGCACCCCCCCGGCGAGCACCTGTCTGGTCTCCTGGGTGGCCGGCGCGACGGATTGCGCCTGGGCGGCAGCGGCGGCGAACACCGTGGTCACCAACGATCCCGCCAGGAGCTGCCACCCCCAGTTCGCGGCCCTGCCGCGGGACTGACCGGACTCGCGCCGCTGCGCGGCCGCGGCATAGCCGGGATCGAGGTGCTCGGACAGCAACGAGCGCAGCAGCGACGGCACCGGGATCAGGGTCGGCGCACCCGCTTCGTGTGCGTGGCGTCCGGCGTCCGGGCTGTAGCCGCCGAGCGCGCGCTCGGCGTCAGCCATTCCCCTGGCTGCCCGCCGCCACCCGTGGCATCTGACGGACCACCATGGTGGCCTGCAGGAGATACAGCACGCCCGACCACAGATACATGGCCATCCCCCAGCCGAGGAACGCCCAGCCGACCGCGAGGATCACCCGACTCCACAACGCCTCCCACTGGCCGAGGAGGACCAGCGGGAAGGCCGACATCAACGCGAACGTCGCCGCCTTGCCGAGGTAGGTGACGGGCAGCGCGGTCAAGCCCCGACTGCGCAGCACGGGCAGGGTGAGCGCGAGGATCGCGTCGCGCGCGACCAGCACGATCACGATCCACCAGGGCACGATGCCGTACACCGCCATCGCAATCGGCACGACGATCATGTAGATGCGGTCGACGGCCGGGTCGAGCAGGGCCCCGAGCCGCGACGACTGATTGTCGACCAGGCGCGCGATCTTGCCGTCCGCCCAGTCGGAGAACCCGCTGAACATCAGCACCGC contains:
- the gcvP gene encoding aminomethyl-transferring glycine dehydrogenase translates to MSGAPSHPSNEHHQPRFADRHIGPDADAVATMLEVIGVESLGELAEKALPTGILDAITVDGVAPGLDQLPPPASEEQSLAELRAMADANTVAVSMIGQGYFDTLTPAVLKRNILENPAWYTAYTPYQPEISQGRLEALLNFQTMVEELTGLEVANASMLDEGTAAAEAMTLMHRAVKGSASTLLVDSDVYRQTAALLATRAAPLGIDIVTADLRQGLPDGDFFGVIVQLPGASGCVNDWSHLVQQAHDRGALVAVGADLLALTLITPPGEIGADVAFGTTQRFGVPMGFGGPHAGYLAVHTKHARQLPGRLVGVSVDSDGSLAYRLALQTREQHIRRDKATSNICTAQVLLAVMAAMYASYHGADGLTAIAHRVHGNAVGIAMGLTDAGVEVVHDAFFDTVLARVPGRAEEIRAAAKTRGINVWLVDADHVSVACDEATTATHVEDILAAFGATRGGQHWAGPEIATRTSSFLTHPAFTKYRTETEMMRYLRSLADKDIALDRSMIPLGSCTMKLNAAAEMEPITWPEFARQHPFGPASDTPGLRKLIADLEGWLTQITGYDAVSLQPNAGSQGEYAGLLAIQAYHLSRGDAQRNICLIPSSAHGTNAASAALAGMRVVVVACRQNGDVDLDDLRAKIVEHGDAVAALMITYPSTHGVFEHDVEDICAAVHDIGGQVYVDGANLNALVGLARPGRFGGDVSHLNLHKTFCIPHGGGGPGVGPVAVRSHLAPYLPGHPMADELTDTYTVSAAPYGSASVLPITWAYIRMMGAPGLRAATLTAIASANYVARRLDEYYPVLYTGENGMVAHECILDLRTITKTTGVTVDDVAKRLADYGFHAPTMSFPVAGTLMVEPTESESLAEVDAFCQAMIAIRAEIDEVASGRWSVEDNPLRGAPHTAECLLVEDWNHPYTREQAAYPLGKGVRPKVWPPVRRIDSAYGDRNLVCSCPPVEAFA
- a CDS encoding bifunctional nuclease family protein, yielding MGEVRVIGIRVEQPQNQPVLLLRESNGDRYLPIWIGQFEAQAIALEQQGVEPARPLTHDLIQDLITALGHSLKEVRIVDLQEGTFYADLVFDRDIKVSARPSDSVAIAMRVGVPIYVEEAVLAEAGLLIPDESDEETTGAVREDEVEKFKEFLDSVSPDDFKAT
- a CDS encoding CDP-alcohol phosphatidyltransferase family protein is translated as MDAPEGWSDAAGELTSDRVLTIPNALSVLRLILVPVFIYLLAVDANAIAVAVLMFSGFSDWADGKIARLVDNQSSRLGALLDPAVDRIYMIVVPIAMAVYGIVPWWIVIVLVARDAILALTLPVLRSRGLTALPVTYLGKAATFALMSAFPLVLLGQWEALWSRVILAVGWAFLGWGMAMYLWSGVLYLLQATMVVRQMPRVAAGSQGNG
- the gcvH gene encoding glycine cleavage system protein GcvH codes for the protein MSQIPSDLYYTEDHEWVRRTGDDTVRVGITDYAQAALGDVVFVELPDVDADVTAGGEFGTVESTKSNSDLFAPITAKVVAVNGEVTDSPELVNSDPYGAGWLIDLQIDAAALTEALDGLLDADAYGATLDE
- a CDS encoding DUF881 domain-containing protein is translated as MADAERALGGYSPDAGRHAHEAGAPTLIPVPSLLRSLLSEHLDPGYAAAAQRRESGQSRGRAANWGWQLLAGSLVTTVFAAAAAQAQSVAPATQETRQVLAGGVRNAERATTDATARRDALADQVEAERRRRLAGDQQGRQLLANLDGAEFAAAATAVHGPGLTVTVTEPTAARDLSDVSKQRVAGSPQVILDRDLQLVVNSLWVSGAEAIAVGGVRIGPNVTVRQAGGGLLVDNQPISNPYVVLAVGPPHGMHDTFDQSPALARLRLLESSYGVGLNVSEAEDVVLPAGSVRDVNFAKQIGP
- the garA gene encoding glycogen accumulation regulator GarA, which encodes MTENDTSSGADQSEEVTVETTSVFRSDFLNELDAPPATSGDNAVSGVEGLPAGSALLVVKRGPNAGSRFLLDQARTSAGRHPDSDIFLDDVTVSRRHAEFRLEGPEFQVVDVGSLNGTYVNREPVDSAVLANGDEVQIGKFRLVFLTGPKGDEGGTSN
- a CDS encoding MerR family transcriptional regulator is translated as MGDTPRQEQLDLTSSGTPERAVSAAPSEPVQAGLFPDNSVPDELVGYRGPSACQIAGITYRQLDYWARTSLVVPSIRGAAGSGSQRLYSFKDILVLKIVKRLLDTGISLHNIRVAVDHLRQRGVKDLANITLFSDGTTVYECTSAEEVVDLLQGGQGVFGIAVSGAMRELTGAIADFPGERADGGESIASPEDELASRRKTRDRKIG
- a CDS encoding small basic family protein; the encoded protein is MVGIAALVVGIVLGLVFHPSVPEVIQPYLPIAVVAALDAVFGGLRAYLERIFDSKVFVVSFVFNVLVATLIVFVGDQLGVGTQLSTAIIVVLGIRIFGNAAALRRRLFGA
- a CDS encoding DUF881 domain-containing protein — its product is MTEPEPETGHGRHERPDGAAEAPRRGRTQIAFGALAVVLCAVLGVAIVTQARQTDSGDSLETARPADLLVLLDSLQQREAALNTEVADLQRTLEALQSSGSNDQAAVESAQSRLAALSILIGTVAATGPGVTITIDDVAPGVSPETMLDVVNELRAAGAEAMQISGPGGSVVRVGVDTWIVGSPGALVVDATTLAPPYSIIAIGDPATLAAAMNIPGGAVDSVERVGGTMSVQQADVVNVTALRQPKPRQYAQPVK
- the ftsR gene encoding transcriptional regulator FtsR — its product is MTAPDTPAFAGMSIGAVLDSLRPDFPDVTISKIRFLEAEGLVTPQRSGSGYRRFTAYDCARLRFILTAQRDHYLPLKVIKAQLDAQLDGALPITGTGYGVPKLVQVSGDGAPHDTAAVAPAQIRLSREDLLARSGVDEELLGALIKAGVIRTGPGGFFDEHSVVIAQCAKALADYGVEPRHLRAFRSAADRQSDLIAQIAGPVVKAGARDRADDLAREVAALAITLHTSLIKSAVRDVLDR